A stretch of Rhododendron vialii isolate Sample 1 chromosome 4a, ASM3025357v1 DNA encodes these proteins:
- the LOC131323497 gene encoding F-box/kelch-repeat protein At3g06240-like isoform X2, with translation MKTEQPEYKQNFHQPNTTMDSPLLPEDILLDIFSRLPVNHVLRLRSLSDHLRRSLSTPHFARLHLRHQLRRRRLAIFESREPPYSVAFRCVHTEAHSDQPVISWGDGFKYSYPNARIWNSCDGLILFSISDKSFFAFNPSTRDRQLLCHIPPLCLSEDRKYSLLLGLGFDALVDEYKVVGAVVYWDDYGDDSFVFCSSLNNSRLINKRFEYGVAVEYSPGTSVNGVLYWLVERYAGNWGFEARPPPVIVYFDFAAEVFVEMAAQLPYEPDVYEYDLVVLRGSLCVVCHRGLQGEVWGLQVEVWGLGKCGDMDVWVRLFVVINGESLVFRTLKPFCFTEEGEVIMAVDRKRLVVYNLKEKTHRLLFCHPEVKQIWGKPDGFEVAVYVESLVSPRSASEGYGAITDHSSTDQRQLRLGPLG, from the exons ATGAAAACGGAACAACCAGAATACAAACAGAACTTccatcaaccaaacacaacaatGGATTCTCCACTTCTCCCCGAAGATATCCTCCTCGACATCTTCTCCCGCCTCCCCGTCAACCACGTCCTCCGCCTCAGATCCCTCTCCGACCACCTCCGCCGCTCCCTCTCCACCCCCCACTTCGCCAGGCTCCACCTCCGCCACCagctccgccgccgccgcctggCGATCTTCGAGTCGCGCGAACCCCCTTACTCCGTCGCATTCCGCTGCGTCCATACCGAAGCCCATTCCGACCAACCCGTTATCTCCTGGGGCGACGGTTTCAAGTACTCGTATCCCAACGCCAGAATTTGGAACTCGTGCGACGGGTTGATTCTCTTCAGTATCTCCGACAAGTCTTTCTTTGCTTTCAACCCGTCGACGAGAGATCGACAACTCCTGTGTCACATCCCTCCCCTCTGTCTGTCGGAAGATCGAAAGTACTCCCTCCTCCTAGGGCTTGGTTTCGATGCCCTTGTTGACGAGTACAAGGTGGTGGGGGCTGTCGTTTATTGGGACGACTACGGTGATGATTCTTTTGTGTTTTGCTCTTCTTTGAACAATTCTAGGTTGATCAATAAGCGCTTCGAATACGGGGTTGCGGTGGAATATTCACCGGGGACGAGTGTGAACGGGGTTCTTTATTGGCTGGTGGAGCGATATGCGGGAAATTGGGGTTTCGAGGCTAGGCCACCTCCCGTTATTGTTTACTTCGATTTCGCAGCAGAGGTGTTTGTTGAGATGGCGGCCCAACTACCTTACGAGCCTGATGTGTATGAATATGATTTGGTGGTTCTGAGAGGGTCTCTTTGCGTTGTTTGCCATAGGGGGTTGCAGGGTGAGGTGTGGGGATTGCAGGTTGAGGTGTGGGGATTGGGAAAGTGTGGTGATATGGACGTTTGGGTTAGACTATTTGTCGTCATTAATGGCGAAAGCCTTGTTTTTAGGACTTTGAAGCCATTTTGTTTCACGGAGGAGGGCGAAGTGATAATGGCAGTAGACAGAAAGAGACTAGTGGTGTATAATCTCAAAGAAAAAACGCATAGGTTGTTGTTCTGTCACCCGGAGGTCAAACAGATATGGGGGAAACCTGATGGGTTTGAAGTCGCGGTGTATGTTGAGAGTCTAGTCTCCCCTCGTAGTGCCTCTGAGGGGTATGGGGCAATCACAGATCATTCTTCAACAG ACCAGCGGCAGCTTAGATTGGGCCCATTGGGGTGA
- the LOC131323497 gene encoding F-box/kelch-repeat protein At3g06240-like isoform X1 — protein MKTEQPEYKQNFHQPNTTMDSPLLPEDILLDIFSRLPVNHVLRLRSLSDHLRRSLSTPHFARLHLRHQLRRRRLAIFESREPPYSVAFRCVHTEAHSDQPVISWGDGFKYSYPNARIWNSCDGLILFSISDKSFFAFNPSTRDRQLLCHIPPLCLSEDRKYSLLLGLGFDALVDEYKVVGAVVYWDDYGDDSFVFCSSLNNSRLINKRFEYGVAVEYSPGTSVNGVLYWLVERYAGNWGFEARPPPVIVYFDFAAEVFVEMAAQLPYEPDVYEYDLVVLRGSLCVVCHRGLQGEVWGLQVEVWGLGKCGDMDVWVRLFVVINGESLVFRTLKPFCFTEEGEVIMAVDRKRLVVYNLKEKTHRLLFCHPEVKQIWGKPDGFEVAVYVESLVSPRSASEGYGAITDHSSTAFMDLQRRKENS, from the exons ATGAAAACGGAACAACCAGAATACAAACAGAACTTccatcaaccaaacacaacaatGGATTCTCCACTTCTCCCCGAAGATATCCTCCTCGACATCTTCTCCCGCCTCCCCGTCAACCACGTCCTCCGCCTCAGATCCCTCTCCGACCACCTCCGCCGCTCCCTCTCCACCCCCCACTTCGCCAGGCTCCACCTCCGCCACCagctccgccgccgccgcctggCGATCTTCGAGTCGCGCGAACCCCCTTACTCCGTCGCATTCCGCTGCGTCCATACCGAAGCCCATTCCGACCAACCCGTTATCTCCTGGGGCGACGGTTTCAAGTACTCGTATCCCAACGCCAGAATTTGGAACTCGTGCGACGGGTTGATTCTCTTCAGTATCTCCGACAAGTCTTTCTTTGCTTTCAACCCGTCGACGAGAGATCGACAACTCCTGTGTCACATCCCTCCCCTCTGTCTGTCGGAAGATCGAAAGTACTCCCTCCTCCTAGGGCTTGGTTTCGATGCCCTTGTTGACGAGTACAAGGTGGTGGGGGCTGTCGTTTATTGGGACGACTACGGTGATGATTCTTTTGTGTTTTGCTCTTCTTTGAACAATTCTAGGTTGATCAATAAGCGCTTCGAATACGGGGTTGCGGTGGAATATTCACCGGGGACGAGTGTGAACGGGGTTCTTTATTGGCTGGTGGAGCGATATGCGGGAAATTGGGGTTTCGAGGCTAGGCCACCTCCCGTTATTGTTTACTTCGATTTCGCAGCAGAGGTGTTTGTTGAGATGGCGGCCCAACTACCTTACGAGCCTGATGTGTATGAATATGATTTGGTGGTTCTGAGAGGGTCTCTTTGCGTTGTTTGCCATAGGGGGTTGCAGGGTGAGGTGTGGGGATTGCAGGTTGAGGTGTGGGGATTGGGAAAGTGTGGTGATATGGACGTTTGGGTTAGACTATTTGTCGTCATTAATGGCGAAAGCCTTGTTTTTAGGACTTTGAAGCCATTTTGTTTCACGGAGGAGGGCGAAGTGATAATGGCAGTAGACAGAAAGAGACTAGTGGTGTATAATCTCAAAGAAAAAACGCATAGGTTGTTGTTCTGTCACCCGGAGGTCAAACAGATATGGGGGAAACCTGATGGGTTTGAAGTCGCGGTGTATGTTGAGAGTCTAGTCTCCCCTCGTAGTGCCTCTGAGGGGTATGGGGCAATCACAGATCATTCTTCAACAG CTTTCATGGATTTGCAGCGGCGGAAGGAGAATTCATAA
- the LOC131323498 gene encoding F-box/kelch-repeat protein At3g23880-like, translating to MRRSERIKRLKAKSETQFPHIPEEILVTIISKLPIKSLLRFRCVSKSWGSLISNPTFNISSPKEHVIIVSKYYSTNCPIHLINDEASSRQVPKPKKLKVRGNKKLKWGLRIRGSCNGLVLLSNTVDMFLWNPSTRCCKKVFSHAHLQTFDRNTSGLLYDSSIDDYKVVTTCSELSQEREDDKVVVGSFRNKTWTEVCLPYDKRHMQSRPTVNERGHWLVTKITYN from the coding sequence ATGAGAAGAAGTGAAAGGATCAAGAGATTAAAAGCCAAATCAGAAACCCAATTCCCTCACATTCCCGAAGAGATCCTTGTTACCATCATCTCAAAATTGCCAATCAAATCTCTTCTTCGATTCAGGTGCGTTTCCAAGTCCTGGGGGTCTTTAATTTCCAATCCCACATTCAATATTTCATCTCCAAAAGAGCATGTAATCATTGTGTCTAAGTACTATTCAACAAATTGTCCCATTCATTTGATAAATGACGAAGCTTCATCTAGGCAGGTACCAAAACCTAAAAAGTTGAAGGTGAGGGGTAACAAGAAGTTAAAATGGGGTTTGAGAATCCGGGGTTCCTGTAATGGATTGGTGCTATTAAGTAATACTGTGGACATGTTCTTGTGGAATCCATCAACAAGATGCTGCAAAAAAGTGTTCTCTCATGCGCACTTGCAGACATTTGATCGCAACACTTCTGGGCTTCTTTATGACTCATCCATTGATGATTACAAGGTAGTTACGACATGTTCAGAACTGAGTCAAGAACGTGAAGACGATAAGGTCGTGGTTGGAAGTTTTAGGAATAAAACTTGGACAGAGGTTTGCTTGCCATATGATAAGCGACACATGCAGTCAAGGCCTACTGTGAATGAGCGTGGGCATTGGTTGGTAACTAAAATTACttataattag
- the LOC131323209 gene encoding glutamine synthetase, chloroplastic, producing MAQILAPSPQWQMRSPKNSTNASLMTSKMWGSLLLKQNKKATTKTSAKFRAFAIYSENNAINRMEDLLNMDVTPYTDKIIAEYIWIGGSGIDLRSKSKTISKPVKHPSELPKWNYDGSSTGQAPGEDSEVILYPQAIFKDPFRGGNNILVLCDTYTPAGEPIPTNKRYKAAEIFSKKKVIDEITWYGIEQEYTLLQPNVKWPLGWPVGGYPGPQGPYYCAAGADKSFGRDISDAHYKACLYAGINISGTNGEVMPGQWEFQVGPSVGIEAADHVWCARYILERITEQAGVVLTLDPKPIEGDWNGAGCHTNYSTKSMREDGGFEVIKKAILNLSLRHKDHISAYGEGNERRLTGKHETADINTFSWGVANRGCSIRVGRETEKQGKGYLEDRRPASNMDPYVVTGLLAETTLLWEPTLEAEALAAQKLAMKV from the exons ATGGCACAAATTTTGGCGCCTTCCCCACAGTGGCAGATGAGAAGTCCAAAGAACTCAACAAATGCAAGTCTAATGACATCAAAGATGTGGGGCTCCCTCTTGTTGAAACAGAACAAGAAGGCAACAACTAAAACCTCTGCCAAATTTAGGGCGTTCGCCATATATTCCGAGAACAATGCAATAAACAGAATGGAAGATCTGCTAAATATGGATGTAACACCTTACACTGATAAGATCATTGCGGAGTATATATG GATTGGAGGATCCGGCATTGATTTGCGTAGTAAATCAAAG ACGATCTCAAAGCCAGTTAAACACCCCTCTGAGCTTCCAAAGTGGAACTATGATGGATCCAGTACTGGACAAGCACCGGGAGAAGATAGTGAAGTAATTCTATA CCCTCAAGCAATATTCAAGGACCCTTTTCGCGGTGGTAACAACATCTTG GTACTTTGTGACACCTACACACCAGCAGGCGAACCAATCCCCACAAATAAACGCTACAAGGCTGCAGAAATTTTCAGTAAAAAGAAGGTTATAGATGAAATCACCTG GTACGGCATTGAGCAAGAGTACACCTTACTCCAACCAAACGTAAAATGGCCCTTAGGATGGCCTGTTGGAGGCTATCCTGGTCCTCAG GGTCCTTATTACTGTGCTGCTGGGGCTGATAAGTCATTTGGGCGTGACATATCCGATGCTCATTATAAGGCTTGCTTGTATGCTGGAATCAACATTAGTGGCACCAATGGAGAAGTTATGCCTGGCCAG TGGGAATTTCAAGTAGGTCCTAGTGTGGGAATTGAAGCTGCAGATCATGTCTGGTGTGCTAGATACATCCTTGAG AGAATTACCGAACAAGCTGGCGTTGTTCTCACACTCGATCCCAAACCAATTGAG GGTGACTGGAATGGTGCAGGATGCCACACGAATTACAG TACAAAGAGTATGAGAGAGGATGGTGGCTTTGAAGTAATTAAGAAGGCAATTCTGAATCTTTCGCTTCGTCACAAAGATCACATCAGTGCTTATGGAGAAGGAAATGAAAGGAGGTTGACTGGAAAGCATGAAACTGCTGATATCAACACATTCTCATGG GGGGTTGCTAATCGTGGTTGCTCAATACGTGTGGGCCGTGAAACTGAGAAGCAAGGCaaag GTTACTTGGAAGATCGGCGTCCAGCTTCAAACATGGACCCTTACGTAGTGACCGGATTACTCGCCGAAACCACCTTACTATGGGAGCCAACGCTCGAGGCTGAAGCACTTGCTGCTCAGAAACTGGCAATGAAGGTCTGA
- the LOC131323211 gene encoding uncharacterized protein LOC131323211 isoform X2 yields the protein MEQLINFIIRPPRAEYDPKNDLLDEEFMLRGKWYQRKDVEIVNGRGDVLQCSHYMPIVRPEGKALPCVIYCHGNSGCRTDASEAAIILLPSNITVFTLDFSGSGLSGGEHVTLGWNEKDDLRAVVDHLRADGNISLIGLWGRSMGAVTSLMYGVEDPSIAGMVLDSPFSDLVDLMMELVDTYKVRLPKFTVKFAIQYMRRAILKKAKFDISELNTIKGDKNIIKFDGDHNSPRPQFYFDSINIFFHNVLQPPEDEVGEMVIDTTQNYFGKGSWSILNDIGYSDDSFSTASVDPAASSTEDAINQLRSKRPMSRMEVPSDMSCQDNHQSEAQEEGSGTKPVPSSSKMISFEFANGHPSGPHVSSSADDDDDYVEYPLDNLADFPSNVEEEERMLMEAVLESLRDLDMRKPRLPDEPSSTETDPNKPSQREKPDESTVTDHRVSNGPNLASELTSPDTSESSMEPSSETAPSVVESGNIGVSANSETSPDIKSSSNTDTSDRTKATVTVERNPPSNMIEGLMRRWDFNFFRNNR from the exons ATGGAGCAACTCATTAACTTCATCATTCGACCCCCCAG AGCTGAATATGATCCTAAAAATGATCTACTGGATGAAGAATTCATGCTGAGAGGGAAATGGTATCAACGGAAGGATGTGGAG ATTGTAAACGGTCGCGGGGATGTATTACAATGTAGTCATTACATGCCGATTGTGCGACCGGAAGGAAAGGCTCTGCCTTGTGTAATCTACTGCCATGGAAATAG TGGATGCAGGACAGATGCCAGTGAAGCAGCTATAATATTATTGCCTTCCAACATTACTGTTTTCACTCTTGATTTCTCGGGTTCTGGACTCTCTGGGGGAGAGCATGTCACCCTCGGGTGGAATGAA AAGGATGATCTCAGAGCCGTTGTTGATCACTTGAGGGCAGATGGAAACATTTCTTTGATTGGTTTGTGGGGCCGCTCGATGGGTGCTGTGACTAG CTTAATGTATGGAGTTGAAGATCCTTCAATTGCAGGGATGGTTCTTGACAGCCCCTTTTCAGATTTGGTGGACTTGATGATGGAACTTGTGGATACATACAAAGTTCGTCTTCCCAAGTTCACA GTGAAGTTTGCAATCCAGTACATGCGAAGAGCTATTCTCAAGAAAGCGAAATTTGACATATCGGAGCTGAACACCATCAAG GGGGACAAGAATATCATCAAATTTGACGGAGATCACAACTCTCCGCGCCCACAATTCTATTTTGATTCAataaacattttctttcataATGTTTTGCAACCTCCGGAGGATGAAGTAGGGGAAATGGTCATTGATACAACACAAAATTACTTTGGGAAA GGTAGTTGGAGTATCTTGAATGACATAGGATATTCAGATGATAGTTTTTCCACAGCCTCCGTTG ATCCAGCAGCAAGCAGCACAGAAGACGCCATTAATCAACTTCGCTCGAAAAGGCCCATGAGTCGAATGGAG GTCCCTTCTGATATGTCTTGTCAAGATAATCATCAATCAGAAGCGCAG GAAGAAGGATCTGGAACCAAGCCTGTCCCATCATCTTCTAAAATGATTAGCTTTGAATTTGCCAACGGTCATCCTTCTGGCCCCCATGTCTCAAGTTCagcagatgatgatgatgactaTGTTGAATACCCGCTTGATAATTTGGCTGATTTCCCTTCCAatgtggaagaagaagaaagg ATGCTCATGGAAGCAGTGCTAGAGTCATTGAGAGACTTGGATATGAGAAAACCTCGTCTCCCTGATGAACCATCGAGTACTGAAACTGATCCAAACAAGCCTTCACAGAGAGAAAAACCTGATGAGTCAACGGTAACAGATCATCGTGTCTCCAATGGACCTAATTTGGCATCGGAACTCACATCTCCAGACACAAGCGAATCATCTATGGAACCTTCATCAGAAACTGCTCCTTCCGTTGTGGAATCGGGAAATATAGGCGTTTCTGCCAATAGTGAAACTTCACCTGACATCAAAAGTTCTTCCAATACTGATACAAGTGATCGTACAAAAGCCACTGTGACAGTTGAAAGAAACCCGCCAAGCAATATGATAGAGGGTTTGATGCGGCGTTGGGATTTCAACTTCTTTCGGAACAATCGATGA
- the LOC131323211 gene encoding uncharacterized protein LOC131323211 isoform X1 — translation MEQLINFIIRPPRAEYDPKNDLLDEEFMLRGKWYQRKDVEIVNGRGDVLQCSHYMPIVRPEGKALPCVIYCHGNSGCRTDASEAAIILLPSNITVFTLDFSGSGLSGGEHVTLGWNEKDDLRAVVDHLRADGNISLIGLWGRSMGAVTSLMYGVEDPSIAGMVLDSPFSDLVDLMMELVDTYKVRLPKFTVKFAIQYMRRAILKKAKFDISELNTIKVAKSCFVPVLLGHAVDDDFIQPHHSDRIFDVYVGDKNIIKFDGDHNSPRPQFYFDSINIFFHNVLQPPEDEVGEMVIDTTQNYFGKGSWSILNDIGYSDDSFSTASVDPAASSTEDAINQLRSKRPMSRMEVPSDMSCQDNHQSEAQEEGSGTKPVPSSSKMISFEFANGHPSGPHVSSSADDDDDYVEYPLDNLADFPSNVEEEERMLMEAVLESLRDLDMRKPRLPDEPSSTETDPNKPSQREKPDESTVTDHRVSNGPNLASELTSPDTSESSMEPSSETAPSVVESGNIGVSANSETSPDIKSSSNTDTSDRTKATVTVERNPPSNMIEGLMRRWDFNFFRNNR, via the exons ATGGAGCAACTCATTAACTTCATCATTCGACCCCCCAG AGCTGAATATGATCCTAAAAATGATCTACTGGATGAAGAATTCATGCTGAGAGGGAAATGGTATCAACGGAAGGATGTGGAG ATTGTAAACGGTCGCGGGGATGTATTACAATGTAGTCATTACATGCCGATTGTGCGACCGGAAGGAAAGGCTCTGCCTTGTGTAATCTACTGCCATGGAAATAG TGGATGCAGGACAGATGCCAGTGAAGCAGCTATAATATTATTGCCTTCCAACATTACTGTTTTCACTCTTGATTTCTCGGGTTCTGGACTCTCTGGGGGAGAGCATGTCACCCTCGGGTGGAATGAA AAGGATGATCTCAGAGCCGTTGTTGATCACTTGAGGGCAGATGGAAACATTTCTTTGATTGGTTTGTGGGGCCGCTCGATGGGTGCTGTGACTAG CTTAATGTATGGAGTTGAAGATCCTTCAATTGCAGGGATGGTTCTTGACAGCCCCTTTTCAGATTTGGTGGACTTGATGATGGAACTTGTGGATACATACAAAGTTCGTCTTCCCAAGTTCACA GTGAAGTTTGCAATCCAGTACATGCGAAGAGCTATTCTCAAGAAAGCGAAATTTGACATATCGGAGCTGAACACCATCAAG GTGGCAAAGTCATGCTTCGTTCCAGTTTTATTGGGGCATGCTGTTGATGACGATTTTATACAACCTCATCACTCAGATCGTATATTCGATGTTTACGTG GGGGACAAGAATATCATCAAATTTGACGGAGATCACAACTCTCCGCGCCCACAATTCTATTTTGATTCAataaacattttctttcataATGTTTTGCAACCTCCGGAGGATGAAGTAGGGGAAATGGTCATTGATACAACACAAAATTACTTTGGGAAA GGTAGTTGGAGTATCTTGAATGACATAGGATATTCAGATGATAGTTTTTCCACAGCCTCCGTTG ATCCAGCAGCAAGCAGCACAGAAGACGCCATTAATCAACTTCGCTCGAAAAGGCCCATGAGTCGAATGGAG GTCCCTTCTGATATGTCTTGTCAAGATAATCATCAATCAGAAGCGCAG GAAGAAGGATCTGGAACCAAGCCTGTCCCATCATCTTCTAAAATGATTAGCTTTGAATTTGCCAACGGTCATCCTTCTGGCCCCCATGTCTCAAGTTCagcagatgatgatgatgactaTGTTGAATACCCGCTTGATAATTTGGCTGATTTCCCTTCCAatgtggaagaagaagaaagg ATGCTCATGGAAGCAGTGCTAGAGTCATTGAGAGACTTGGATATGAGAAAACCTCGTCTCCCTGATGAACCATCGAGTACTGAAACTGATCCAAACAAGCCTTCACAGAGAGAAAAACCTGATGAGTCAACGGTAACAGATCATCGTGTCTCCAATGGACCTAATTTGGCATCGGAACTCACATCTCCAGACACAAGCGAATCATCTATGGAACCTTCATCAGAAACTGCTCCTTCCGTTGTGGAATCGGGAAATATAGGCGTTTCTGCCAATAGTGAAACTTCACCTGACATCAAAAGTTCTTCCAATACTGATACAAGTGATCGTACAAAAGCCACTGTGACAGTTGAAAGAAACCCGCCAAGCAATATGATAGAGGGTTTGATGCGGCGTTGGGATTTCAACTTCTTTCGGAACAATCGATGA
- the LOC131323211 gene encoding uncharacterized protein LOC131323211 isoform X3, with product MWSGCRTDASEAAIILLPSNITVFTLDFSGSGLSGGEHVTLGWNEKDDLRAVVDHLRADGNISLIGLWGRSMGAVTSLMYGVEDPSIAGMVLDSPFSDLVDLMMELVDTYKVRLPKFTVKFAIQYMRRAILKKAKFDISELNTIKVAKSCFVPVLLGHAVDDDFIQPHHSDRIFDVYVGDKNIIKFDGDHNSPRPQFYFDSINIFFHNVLQPPEDEVGEMVIDTTQNYFGKGSWSILNDIGYSDDSFSTASVDPAASSTEDAINQLRSKRPMSRMEVPSDMSCQDNHQSEAQEEGSGTKPVPSSSKMISFEFANGHPSGPHVSSSADDDDDYVEYPLDNLADFPSNVEEEERMLMEAVLESLRDLDMRKPRLPDEPSSTETDPNKPSQREKPDESTVTDHRVSNGPNLASELTSPDTSESSMEPSSETAPSVVESGNIGVSANSETSPDIKSSSNTDTSDRTKATVTVERNPPSNMIEGLMRRWDFNFFRNNR from the exons ATGTGGAG TGGATGCAGGACAGATGCCAGTGAAGCAGCTATAATATTATTGCCTTCCAACATTACTGTTTTCACTCTTGATTTCTCGGGTTCTGGACTCTCTGGGGGAGAGCATGTCACCCTCGGGTGGAATGAA AAGGATGATCTCAGAGCCGTTGTTGATCACTTGAGGGCAGATGGAAACATTTCTTTGATTGGTTTGTGGGGCCGCTCGATGGGTGCTGTGACTAG CTTAATGTATGGAGTTGAAGATCCTTCAATTGCAGGGATGGTTCTTGACAGCCCCTTTTCAGATTTGGTGGACTTGATGATGGAACTTGTGGATACATACAAAGTTCGTCTTCCCAAGTTCACA GTGAAGTTTGCAATCCAGTACATGCGAAGAGCTATTCTCAAGAAAGCGAAATTTGACATATCGGAGCTGAACACCATCAAG GTGGCAAAGTCATGCTTCGTTCCAGTTTTATTGGGGCATGCTGTTGATGACGATTTTATACAACCTCATCACTCAGATCGTATATTCGATGTTTACGTG GGGGACAAGAATATCATCAAATTTGACGGAGATCACAACTCTCCGCGCCCACAATTCTATTTTGATTCAataaacattttctttcataATGTTTTGCAACCTCCGGAGGATGAAGTAGGGGAAATGGTCATTGATACAACACAAAATTACTTTGGGAAA GGTAGTTGGAGTATCTTGAATGACATAGGATATTCAGATGATAGTTTTTCCACAGCCTCCGTTG ATCCAGCAGCAAGCAGCACAGAAGACGCCATTAATCAACTTCGCTCGAAAAGGCCCATGAGTCGAATGGAG GTCCCTTCTGATATGTCTTGTCAAGATAATCATCAATCAGAAGCGCAG GAAGAAGGATCTGGAACCAAGCCTGTCCCATCATCTTCTAAAATGATTAGCTTTGAATTTGCCAACGGTCATCCTTCTGGCCCCCATGTCTCAAGTTCagcagatgatgatgatgactaTGTTGAATACCCGCTTGATAATTTGGCTGATTTCCCTTCCAatgtggaagaagaagaaagg ATGCTCATGGAAGCAGTGCTAGAGTCATTGAGAGACTTGGATATGAGAAAACCTCGTCTCCCTGATGAACCATCGAGTACTGAAACTGATCCAAACAAGCCTTCACAGAGAGAAAAACCTGATGAGTCAACGGTAACAGATCATCGTGTCTCCAATGGACCTAATTTGGCATCGGAACTCACATCTCCAGACACAAGCGAATCATCTATGGAACCTTCATCAGAAACTGCTCCTTCCGTTGTGGAATCGGGAAATATAGGCGTTTCTGCCAATAGTGAAACTTCACCTGACATCAAAAGTTCTTCCAATACTGATACAAGTGATCGTACAAAAGCCACTGTGACAGTTGAAAGAAACCCGCCAAGCAATATGATAGAGGGTTTGATGCGGCGTTGGGATTTCAACTTCTTTCGGAACAATCGATGA